The following proteins come from a genomic window of Pseudomonas sp. MAG733B:
- a CDS encoding AraC family transcriptional regulator, giving the protein MLHSHLTTLNAVSLVLNAFKDEGLSSEALLAGSGISAADLNRADTRITTNQEMQVCANAVALKRDIGLELGRRMHVSCYGILGYALLTSATFGDALRLAMRYPALLGTLFELSLEDDGERVWFAAADYRESPSMATFNAEFCLVSLKVTCDDLLGHPLPLLGARFEHAAPDYEASYAQHFDCPLHFDAPNNAFAFDRRWLDQPLPLADAITHQTMAERCRKQNLEFTGRQAWLGRIRQLLSAQLNAAPGLEGLAEQMNCSARTLRRHLKDMGCSYQELLDELRFEQAKQMLCEDQLPIYQIAEALGFSETASFRHAFVRWSGVAPSQFRPHG; this is encoded by the coding sequence ATGCTTCACTCCCACCTCACCACGCTCAATGCTGTCTCTCTGGTGCTCAACGCTTTCAAGGACGAAGGCTTGTCCAGCGAGGCGCTGCTGGCCGGCAGCGGCATCAGTGCGGCGGATCTGAACCGCGCCGACACGCGCATCACCACCAATCAAGAGATGCAGGTTTGCGCCAACGCCGTCGCGCTCAAACGCGATATCGGCCTGGAACTGGGCCGACGGATGCACGTCTCCTGCTACGGCATTCTCGGTTACGCGCTGCTCACCAGTGCCACCTTCGGTGACGCTTTGCGGTTGGCGATGCGTTATCCGGCGTTGCTGGGAACACTTTTCGAACTGAGCCTGGAGGACGACGGCGAGCGTGTCTGGTTCGCTGCCGCCGACTACCGCGAGAGCCCGTCCATGGCGACGTTCAATGCCGAGTTCTGCCTGGTATCGCTGAAAGTCACTTGTGACGATCTGCTCGGCCATCCCCTGCCCTTGCTCGGCGCACGCTTCGAGCATGCCGCGCCCGACTACGAAGCGAGCTACGCGCAACACTTCGACTGCCCGCTGCACTTCGACGCACCAAACAATGCCTTCGCCTTCGACAGGCGCTGGCTCGATCAACCGTTGCCGCTCGCTGACGCGATTACCCATCAAACCATGGCCGAGCGATGCCGCAAGCAGAACCTCGAGTTCACCGGGCGCCAGGCGTGGCTGGGGCGTATTCGGCAGTTGCTCAGTGCGCAACTGAACGCCGCGCCAGGGCTGGAAGGCCTGGCCGAGCAGATGAATTGCTCGGCGCGCACGTTACGTCGGCACCTCAAGGATATGGGTTGCAGCTACCAAGAGTTGCTCGATGAACTGCGCTTCGAGCAGGCCAAGCAAATGCTCTGCGAAGATCAGCTGCCGATCTATCAGATTGCCGAGGCGTTGGGTTTCAGTGAGACCGCGAGTTTTCGGCATGCGTTTGTGCGGTGGAGTGGTGTGGCGCCCAGCCAATTCCGGCCACACGGATAA